The region TTGATATTGTTGTAACAAATTCCAACGCGCCCCCTCGACTGCTCCGTAACGACGGTGGTAACCGAAAGAACTATCTACAGATTCGCTTGATCGCAGCGAACGGTTCTACGGATGCAATTGGCACACGTGTTAAGGTAACGACCGGCGAACTTACACAGGTACGTGAGGTACAGAGTGGAGATGGTTATCTCTCGCAACGGGATCTCACGCTTCATTTCGGAATAGGTGATTATGAACATGTAGACAGTGTTGTAGTTCGTTGGCAAAACGGGGTCGAACAGTTAATCAGCGGTGTCGCTGCGAATCAGATACTTCTTCTTGAGGAAAGCGGAGATGAATAGCGTGGAAGATGCTCTTGAACGCCATTATTGGAAAGCGGTGACTTTACTCGTGATACTGATTTTGGCTGGAACTGGCTTTTGGGGAGTGCGGCGGTTCGCACCAGCCGTATTTCTCGGAGAACCGGATCTAATTGCTGTGCCGAACACGGAACACCCGCAAGATCGCACAACAAAATCTGCTATATCGAACAAACCCGTGCTTCTCAATATCAATACTGCCTCTACGGAAGAACTCCAAACCCTTCCTAACATCGGTGAGCGACTGGCGGAAAGAATTATTGACCATCGCACACAGCACGGTGATTTCACCAGTGTGGATGCCCTCCAAAATGTCAAAGGTATCGGACCGAAGACTATAGAGAAACTCAGACCCTTTGTTGATGCCATGGTGGATCCTGAAAATAAATAAACATCCTCTCCTCCCCGGTAGGGTCTTTGCGAATCAACACGGAATGCGCGTGTGGCATTCCGTGGGGTGTTTCTGCGGATTTCTTCAAGGTTTCCTAACTTCGCCGGGGCAGAGCGTCCAATTAATTCTAAAATCTACCATAAATAGTTATCATAAAGCCGAAAAATATGGTGAATTGTTACGTGGAAACCTCTTAACTGACTGCTGATGGCTGATCGCTGCCATCTATTATACCCTTCTCTGTGAAAATGTAGTGTACGGGGAGGTCCCACGTTTGCGGGCATGTATCTTCAACAATCTGCACCTGATACGCCAATCCTACCCTAACAGCATCTGGACACTTCGTGAGGAACCTGTCATAGAAACCCTTACCGTATCCGAGGCGATAGCCGTTAGCATCGAAAGCGATACCGGGGACAATGATGAGCTGTAGCTGCGAGACTGGGAGAATTGGACAGGCCGCATTCGGTTCTAACAGACCGTAGCGGTGCTGAACGAGTTCTGTTTTGGGGTTCCGAATCTGGCGAGGCGTGAGTTCTAACTGGTGTGTATCTACTACAGGTGCACAGACTATCTTCTCTTGGTGAAGCAAGATATCCAACAAACTGAACGTTTCCACTTCACTTTTCATGCTCAGATAGAGCATTACAGTATCGAAATCTTCGTTCTGTATCCAACTGACAAGGAAGTTGATGATCCTTCGGCTAAGTACCGATCGGACTTCTTGCGCGAGTCCATCGCGACGTTGGAGGGTTTCGGCGCGGATACGTTCCCGTTCCATCTCTCGTTCCATTTACTACTTGTGATACCGCACTTTTCCGCAAACTTCTATGGTATCAACAATTGCCATGATGACGGCATCAACCGGTTTGTTGCTGGTCACATTGGTCTGCCGTGCTGAGCTACCCGTTGCAACAAGCACAATCTCACCAATACCCGCACCGACCGCATCCACGGCGACCGTATATTTTCGGTCGACTTCGCCATTTAAATCTACGTCTTGGACAACCATCAACTTACTGCCAATCAATTTTTCATCTTTCTGCGTCGCGACGACTGTCCCTGTAACTTTTCCAAGGATCATTTAAAAACCTTTCACATTAGGCGTGCCTTTTTATTTTTCCCATCACCGAATTTGAGATAGTTCACTTTGGTCTGTCTATGATAATTATACACGAAATTCGTTGAAATTTCAAACCATAATCTAAAGTCTATCTCATAACGCTGTTTTTTTCGAGGTTCTCTGTGTCTCAGAAAAGTGCATCCGAAAATATGTATAAACAGTTGAGTGGTTTTTGGTTATTAGTTGTTGGTTGTTAGTATTTTACGAAGGCGTTTTCCTTAAAAGGAAACATATATCGTCCAAAAACTGAAGCCAAGTCCAATTGAAAACGGGCACATAATGTGTTAAACTATTAATTATTGTCGTCTTTGCGAGTTTCTTTCCGAATACAACACTTCCCCAAATCGGAGGACTAACTTGAGTCGAAATCATGCGGATGTCATCGTTATCGGCGGGGGCATTATCGGGTGTGCTATCGCTTACAACCTCGCTAAACGAGATATCCAACCGCTTCTCATTGACAAAGCTGCTGCCGTCGGCACAGAAGCCTCATGGGCAGGTGCAGGGATTCTCACCTCACACGCCTCAACACATGAGCCGTATCCAGAACTCTGTCGCGCCAGTCTTGCCCTCTACCCGGCGTTAGCGGAAGAACTCCGCGCAGAGACGCAGATAGATATTGAATTCATTCGGGCTGGAACGCTCTCAGTATTCTTCAATCCAACTGAAGCAGCAGGACTCATCGGTCTCGCGGACCGCCGTGTAAAAAACGGTTTTTCAACCGAAGTCTTGACATCCGAGCAAGCGTGGGAATTAGAGCCAGCACTTTCGCGATCAATTGTCGGTGGGGTGCTGTTTCCCGAAGATGCACAGGTACGCAACCCGAAGATGGTGACCGCACTCGCAAAGGGTGCAGCGAAATTTGGGGCGAAATTCCAATTGGGAAATCCTGTCACCGGCTTTGTCCGAGAAAGTGACCGTGTTGTTGGGGTTGTTGTGAACGGTGAAACCTTATACGCTGACACATTTGTGATTGCTAACGGATGTTGGGCAGGTGAACTTACTGCGGACCTTGGTGTTCCAATGCAGATTGGACCCGCGAAGGGACAAATAGTCCTCATTGAAGCGATGCCACCGCTTTTCGAGCGGACAATTGATGGACTCGGCATCTACATCGTTCCGAGAGCAGACGGCAAGGTCCTGCTCGGTGCAACAGTCGAATTCGTCGGCTATGACAAAAGCACAACGGTTGAGGGCACCAAGCAGATGATTGATGCAGCGCTCGCTATTGCACCTCAGTTGGCACAGGCTACCTTTGTCCAAACGTGGGCAGGTTTGCGTCCGTACGCCAGAAAAGGTCCCCTTCTCGGCTATCTACCCGGATACGACAACGTCGTCTTGGCGTCCGGACATTTCAAAAACGGGATTCTTCTCGCACCCATTACTGGGCAGGTTATAGCGGAACTCCTCACGACTGGGAAACCTTCATTGTCACTGGAACCGTTTCATCCAATTCGGGTGTAAGGAATATCTCTACACATATCTCCGAACGTGGCAGCAGCGGTCTAAGTATTTTTTTTAATTTTAAATGAATTTTTTCCGAATCTATGGATTAAACTCTTAATAGTTTTTTATGGTGAAATAAAAAAGGCGGTTAAATACTGTCCCTATCTGATGATTTAACCTAAAAAGGAGAGGTTACAAAATGCGTCAATACGTTTTATGTTTAGCAGAGGCAATGCCTCACGATTGGAGAATTGGAAAGAGTGTATGGAGTAGCGGGACCGGAGGAAAAGTGCGAGATTGTAATTTAGGAGACCGCACCTCCTTGAAAGCGCGGGCATTTAACACTGCCAGTGCGTTCCGTTGTTGGATTAAGACTCGATTATGGAGAAGGCACAGACCGAGGAGTGAACAAGCAGGCATCCTCCACTATGGAAGGAAGGGAGGGTTGCGCGCCTTCGCTTGATACGCTCCTCTTTGAGGAGACAAGCATGTTACAGACTGATGAGCAGTTGATGCTCTCTGTGAAAGACGGAAACAGAGACGCATTCCGAATTCTAACCGAACGTCATTACGCAAACACTTTAAACTTTATCTATCGGTTCGTTAAGAACCGGCCGCTTGCGGAAGATCTTTGTCAAGAGACGTTTCTACGGTTATGGCGCTGCGTACCAACGTACCGCCCAATCGCAAAATTCAGAACCTTCCTTTATCACATTGCCAAAAACCTCTGTTTGAAGCAGTTGGCAAAAGAGAAAAGGAAACCTCAAATAGAATCATTGGATGTACACTATGGAGATGATGATGAAAACTTTCACCCAATCGTTGTTGCTACCGCAGACACACACTGTTCACCAGAGGCACTGCTCATTGCCAAAGAGACTTATGAGGCGATTCAGACTGCAATCAATAAACTGTCGAAAGAACACCAAGTCGTGTTTCGGCTAACAGAACTTCAAGGATTATCTTATCAAGAAGTTGCTGAGATCGTCCAATGTCCGATTGGCACCGTTGCCTCCCGCAAAAATGCTGCGATTCGGCAGCTTCAAAAGTTTTTGGCACCTTATCGGGCAGCCTATGACTGATAATCTTTAGGCTTGAAATATATAATCTTTTTTGCACTCTGGCGTCCAATCTCACGCCAGAGTGCTTTTTTATAAAACAATTCAGTGGACAATTGGGATAAATTGGTGTATGATGTGAGATGGATTAAACAGGAGAACCAGCCACTTTGTTTTCAAACCTTCAGATCACGCATAGGGACATAACACAATGCAAAGCACTCCCTTTGAAGTCAAGGCACTTACTTTCGATGTCTTCGGCACAGTTGTAGACTGGTATGGTTCAATTGTCGCTGAGGGTGAAAAATTTGGAGAGACCCACGGTATTGATATTGATTGGGCACAATTTGCTCTGAAATGGCGTGCCGGATACGGACCCGCAATGAATAAGGTGCGACAGGGTGAATTACCGTGGCAGAACATTGACACACTGCATCGGTTGATTTTGGATGATCTTCTTGATGAGTTTAATATTACTGGCTTGACTGAAGCCGATACAGACCATCTGAATCGGGTCTGGCATCGGCTCAAGCCGTGGCCCGATGCTGTCAGTGGCTTAACGCGGTTACGCAGGCGATATGTTGTTGCTACACTCTCTAACGGCAACGTCGCACTGCTAACGAATATGGCAAAATTTGGGGAACTTCCGTGGGACTGTATCCTTTCTGCCGAATTAACGGGGCATTATAAACCAGACCCCGAAGTTTACGAGACCGCTGCTGCCCTACTTGGCTTATCTCCGAATGAAGTCATGATGGTCGCCGCACATCCTGGTGATCTCCGTGCCTCCCAAGCCGTCGGTTTTCAAACGGCACTCGTCCCACGTCCATTGGAGTATGGACCCGGTAGGGTTCAGGAAGTGACTGCGCATCCATCTGACTTGGTTGCCAATGATTTTAACGAGTTGGCAGACCTATTAGGCATAGCATAGTTTGTAAGGAGGATTAAAAAGCCGAAGTCGTCTCGCCAACAGATGTTCAATGGCGCGTCTCCGAAAAGGTCCAAGCCTATCTGGATGCCGGCACCCAAATGGTATGGGTTGTTGAATCTGTCATGAAAACAGTAACAGTATATCGTTCTAAAACAGACATTAAGGTGTTTAGGGGTACCGATACACTTACCGGTGAGGATGTTGTGCCGGGGTTTTCTTGTCGAGTTGCCCAACTTTTTGAATAGGATACAGTGGGAGGTCGCGAGCTGGGGCTCACTCCTACGAAAGAATTGGAGAATATATACATTATGGATAAAATCCGAATTGCTTTTATCGGTTGTGGTGGCATGTCTTCGCAATTGCAGCAGTGTATACCGATGGTGCCGGCGTTTGAATTCGTCGCTACCTGTGACCTCGTTAAAGAAAAAGCAGAATCCAATGCCCGAAAGTTCGGGGCACTCCGTCATTATACGGATTACAACGAGATGTTTGCAAATGAGGATCTCTACGCAGTCGCTGTTGTCGGTAGACCCGAGGATAAACTCCATCGAGACATCGGTATTGCTTGTCTCCGCCGCGGGTATCACATCTACACTGAGAAACCTCCTGCGACTACTGCTGAAGGCGCGAAAATGCTTGTTGATGCGTCAAATGAAACCGGTAAGACAGGCATGGTAGGCACAATGTGGCGGCATGCACCCGCACACCAGATTGCCAAGCAGCTGATGGACGAAGAAGAGTTCGGTGCGGCATGCCAGTATCATACACGCTATCTCGCCCCAGGTCCGCGGCTTCAGGAGGCGGGGTCCCCGTTTGCGTGGCCCTTCATGCTTGATCAAGTAATCCATCCGACCGATTGTATGCGTTTCTTTATGGGACAAGTCAGTGAAGTTTATGCGACGGGGACGGTTGATACAGCATCCAGCACTGTGTCGTTATCTGTGAACCTCCGCTACGAGAACGGCGGCATCGGGACGATGACCCTCGGCACTGGTCCCGTTTTAGAAGCGATGGTTTTCATCAAAGGCACTGGCAATCAAGCAATTCAGGTGTTGGAAACGCGCCAATTGCGCCGTTACCGTATGCCGACATGGCTCGGTGAGGGGGGCGGTTACGCTGATACACCGACTGAAACGTGGGATCTCAACACCGCATATCATGGTATTGGTAGACCCGGCTATCTCGAAGAGATGCAACATTGGGCAAAGTCGTTGCAAGAAGGGACGCAACCGCATTCCAGCCTTGAGGATTCCTATCAGAATATGCGCGTTTTGGAGGCGATTAGCCGTAGCGTTGAAACAGGAGAGGTTGTTCAAATTTCTGCCTGACTTGTAGAGAAAATACCTACTATGGACTGGGCACCGCGGGTCAAACCCATTAAAATCCGTCAACTTTACCGATATGCTCGACTCGGCATCTATGAAGATACACTGCTACACGATGTCGGTTGGGAACTCTACGCTCGCTGTGCAGACATCGCCACAGTCGCCGATGTTTATCGCGAGGGACGTGTGCCATGTCCAAAATGCAGAACGAAGATCACGCGCCGGATTGACCCGCTCTTTAGTAAAGGCGAGGGGGGAACCCACGAACACTGGTTTCACTGCCCCCACTGCACCGGACGACTCCTCTGGCGCGACTGCCGTCAAGCCCTCCGAGACACCCCGCGATGTTTTGATTGTCGCGCCGTTCTACAGAAAGAAGTTGTGTTGCGATGCACCTGTGGTAAAACATGGTCCCAGGAAGCCTATAAGCAGTCGGTGAGAACCCGTGTCCTCTTACCCTGTCCTCACTGTCTTGAGCTCGTCCGTAGACCGGATCCACCGCCAGTGGAGCGAACCTCCAGAAATTGGCGATCCGATCCTGAGTTGCAATGTCCCAAATGTCAAAGCGTCGCACTCCATCAGCACGGTAATATTGAATGTACCGTCTGCGGCTACAAACGGCGATGGCGGGATTACCGAAAGAGTCTAAAAAAGAAGGATGAAAAACTCGAATGTCCGAATTGTGAACATGCCTTCAGGTGGCAGGAGTGGCGCAAAAGTGTTCGGTCCCTACGGACTGGGAATCCACAACCCGCTCGTGAGTTCGTTAAAAAATGGCGCAAGTGCCGCACACCACAACAACGTATGATACAAATTGACACGCTACTCCAAACCCTGCACGGTAGAGGTCCATTGGCTCCGTTATTTATTGATAGTGGTGAACAGAAAATTCGCCAAATGCTTGACGACTTGGCATCATAGTTTTAAACGTTACCCAGAGATATATGTTATGCAAGATTCTATTACTAAACCGCAATGGGCAGAGGAAAATTCCCAAGATTTCATTGACTACGGCAAATACTTCGTCCCTGACCGAGAGATCCAAATTGATTGCATTTGTGAAGTGATTCCATCTCCATCGAAACCCACTTATATTCTCGATCTCTGTTGCGGTGCTGGACTCCTTACGCGGGCACTGTTGGATAGGTTTCCTGAATGCCACGTCTACGGTTTAGACGGTTCTCCGACAATGCTTGCTCACGCCGAAAAGGCACTTGCTGCTTATGGAGAGCGTTTTAAGACACACCTCTTCGATTTAGCTGCAAGCGATTGGCGCGAATTGCTTGTCCCCGTCCATGCTATTGTATCTTCTCTGGCGATCCATCACTTAGATGCTGTTGAGAAACAAACACTGTTCAAAGATATGGCATCGCTCCTGATGCCGGGTGGCAGTTTCATTATCGCTGATCTGACTGAGCCGATGGATCCTTTTGGACAAAGGCTTGCAGCGAAGGCTTGGAACGAAGCCGTGCGTCAACGTTCACTGGATTTGGATGATGATTTGAGAGGATATGAACAGTTTTGTGAACTGGGTTGGAACCATTACGCACAACCCGAACCCGACCCAGATTCGATTGATAAACCGTCATCTTTGTTTGATCAACTTAAATGGCTTGATGAAGCCGGATTTGTTGATGTTGATGTTTTCTGGATGAAGGCTGGGCATGCTATCTTCGGAGGTCGCAAGCCGAACCCAGAATCAAAATGAACGATTGCTAATCGAAATCGACAACTCAGGAGGAAGACCATGAAAGTTCTGTTTCTTATAACTTGCATTATGAGTTTGATAATGCCTACTGGTACGCTTGGGGCACAGAATCTGGCACTGGAATTAGATGGGGCAACAGCTATCGAAGTGCCAAACAGCGACAGTTTAAATCCCAAAACCGCGATAACGATAGAGGCGTGGATGAACATGAGTAAACCGGTCGGTGAGTGTCTTGCAAAGGACTGGGGCGGTCAAAGGGATTA is a window of Candidatus Poribacteria bacterium DNA encoding:
- a CDS encoding helix-hairpin-helix domain-containing protein, encoding MNSVEDALERHYWKAVTLLVILILAGTGFWGVRRFAPAVFLGEPDLIAVPNTEHPQDRTTKSAISNKPVLLNINTASTEELQTLPNIGERLAERIIDHRTQHGDFTSVDALQNVKGIGPKTIEKLRPFVDAMVDPENK
- a CDS encoding 5-formyltetrahydrofolate cyclo-ligase; translation: MERERIRAETLQRRDGLAQEVRSVLSRRIINFLVSWIQNEDFDTVMLYLSMKSEVETFSLLDILLHQEKIVCAPVVDTHQLELTPRQIRNPKTELVQHRYGLLEPNAACPILPVSQLQLIIVPGIAFDANGYRLGYGKGFYDRFLTKCPDAVRVGLAYQVQIVEDTCPQTWDLPVHYIFTEKGIIDGSDQPSAVS
- a CDS encoding EutN/CcmL family microcompartment protein, with amino-acid sequence MILGKVTGTVVATQKDEKLIGSKLMVVQDVDLNGEVDRKYTVAVDAVGAGIGEIVLVATGSSARQTNVTSNKPVDAVIMAIVDTIEVCGKVRYHK
- the thiO gene encoding glycine oxidase ThiO gives rise to the protein MSRNHADVIVIGGGIIGCAIAYNLAKRDIQPLLIDKAAAVGTEASWAGAGILTSHASTHEPYPELCRASLALYPALAEELRAETQIDIEFIRAGTLSVFFNPTEAAGLIGLADRRVKNGFSTEVLTSEQAWELEPALSRSIVGGVLFPEDAQVRNPKMVTALAKGAAKFGAKFQLGNPVTGFVRESDRVVGVVVNGETLYADTFVIANGCWAGELTADLGVPMQIGPAKGQIVLIEAMPPLFERTIDGLGIYIVPRADGKVLLGATVEFVGYDKSTTVEGTKQMIDAALAIAPQLAQATFVQTWAGLRPYARKGPLLGYLPGYDNVVLASGHFKNGILLAPITGQVIAELLTTGKPSLSLEPFHPIRV
- a CDS encoding sigma-70 family RNA polymerase sigma factor, which produces MLQTDEQLMLSVKDGNRDAFRILTERHYANTLNFIYRFVKNRPLAEDLCQETFLRLWRCVPTYRPIAKFRTFLYHIAKNLCLKQLAKEKRKPQIESLDVHYGDDDENFHPIVVATADTHCSPEALLIAKETYEAIQTAINKLSKEHQVVFRLTELQGLSYQEVAEIVQCPIGTVASRKNAAIRQLQKFLAPYRAAYD
- a CDS encoding haloacid dehalogenase type II, with the translated sequence MQSTPFEVKALTFDVFGTVVDWYGSIVAEGEKFGETHGIDIDWAQFALKWRAGYGPAMNKVRQGELPWQNIDTLHRLILDDLLDEFNITGLTEADTDHLNRVWHRLKPWPDAVSGLTRLRRRYVVATLSNGNVALLTNMAKFGELPWDCILSAELTGHYKPDPEVYETAAALLGLSPNEVMMVAAHPGDLRASQAVGFQTALVPRPLEYGPGRVQEVTAHPSDLVANDFNELADLLGIA
- a CDS encoding Gfo/Idh/MocA family oxidoreductase yields the protein MDKIRIAFIGCGGMSSQLQQCIPMVPAFEFVATCDLVKEKAESNARKFGALRHYTDYNEMFANEDLYAVAVVGRPEDKLHRDIGIACLRRGYHIYTEKPPATTAEGAKMLVDASNETGKTGMVGTMWRHAPAHQIAKQLMDEEEFGAACQYHTRYLAPGPRLQEAGSPFAWPFMLDQVIHPTDCMRFFMGQVSEVYATGTVDTASSTVSLSVNLRYENGGIGTMTLGTGPVLEAMVFIKGTGNQAIQVLETRQLRRYRMPTWLGEGGGYADTPTETWDLNTAYHGIGRPGYLEEMQHWAKSLQEGTQPHSSLEDSYQNMRVLEAISRSVETGEVVQISA
- a CDS encoding class I SAM-dependent methyltransferase; the encoded protein is MQDSITKPQWAEENSQDFIDYGKYFVPDREIQIDCICEVIPSPSKPTYILDLCCGAGLLTRALLDRFPECHVYGLDGSPTMLAHAEKALAAYGERFKTHLFDLAASDWRELLVPVHAIVSSLAIHHLDAVEKQTLFKDMASLLMPGGSFIIADLTEPMDPFGQRLAAKAWNEAVRQRSLDLDDDLRGYEQFCELGWNHYAQPEPDPDSIDKPSSLFDQLKWLDEAGFVDVDVFWMKAGHAIFGGRKPNPESK